GACCGCGGAGGCCTCCTGGCTGGCGGTCAAGGCGGGGGTGTACGGCTGCGCGCCGATGCTGGTCGGCGTCGCCTTCGGGCTGGAGCCGAGCTGGGGCATGCTGCTGGTGCCGTTCATCGGCTTCCTGACCGGGCTGGCGTTCGCGCTGTTCGGGGTGTGGGTGTCGGCGATCGTGCCGTCCATCAACACCTTCGACTACGTCATCACGGGGGCGCTGACCCCGATGTTCATGGTGGCGGGCACGTTCTTCCCGGTGACCCAGCTGCCCGCGTGGGTGGCGACCGCGGCGCAGGTCAACCCGCTCTACCACTGCGTCGAGTTGGTGCGAGGGGCGGTGTTCGGCCGGTTGGGCCTCGACGATCTGGGGCATCTGGGGGTGCTTGCCGGCTTCGCCGTGCTGATGTGGGTGCTGGCGGTGTGGAAGATGCGCGCCCGGCTGATCGACTGATCGGCCGGCAGTCCCGCAACATCCGAGGCCCAGCAAGCTTCCTTGAACTCTCAAGGAAAAGCTGGCAAAGAGATTCTTGAGAGTTCAAGAAGAAGGAATCCCGAACGTCGACCAGCTGTTGAACCGGCAAAGGGAAGGGGGGCTTCGATGCACGGACCCGCACGGGCAGGACTGGCCGCCGTGGCGGTGGGCGCGGGCGTCATCGCCGCGCTGGACCTCGCCTACCTGGGGGAGATCAACCCGCTCCGCCGTACGATCAGCGAGCACGGGCTCGGCGACCAGGGCTGGATCTTCGGGTTGGGAGTGGCGCTCCTGGCCGTCGGATCGCTGGCGATCGGGGTGTCGCTGCTGCGCAGGCGGCTGGCCGGGATCGTGGGCGCGATCGCGCTGGCGGGCTGGAGTCTGGGCCTGCTGGTGGTGGCGTGGTTTCCCAAGCACGACTGGTCGGTGGGGCCGAGCCTGAGCGGCAGTATCCACCGGGTGGGGAGCCTGGTCGCGTTCCTGTCGCTGCCGCTGGCGGCGCTGCTGATCGCCAGGACGTGGCGGCGGCATCCACGCGCGGCGCTGGCGGCCTTCTTGCTGGGGGTGGCTTCGGTGCTGTGGGTGGCGGGCATCGCGACCATGGTGTGGATCGGCGAGAGCTCGGGGCTGGCATGGTGGCAGGTGATGCCGCTCGGGCTGGTCGAGCGCGGGTTGGCGGTCACCGAGGTGGGCGCGCTGGTCGCACTCGGCCTCTGGGGAGCCTCCCGGATCACCACCGAAACCCCGGAGCGGACGACAGCCCGCCCGACCCCGGTAACAGCCGGCCGCCCGACCCCGAGAACGGCCTCCGCCGACCGGTGAGGGCCCCCGGCCAACCGGTGAGGGTCCTCCGTCGAGTGGTGGGCGGTTACGGGCGGAGGGTGGTGATCAGGTCGTCGACGTAGCCCCTGAAGATGGCGGCCATGTCGACGTGGTCCTGGTCGATCAGCCACTGGGTCTGCAGGCCGTCCATCATCGCGATCAGCCGGTCGGCGTGCGCCTCGGCGTCGAGGTCGGCGCGGAACTCTCCGGCGGCGGCGCCCCGCCGGAGCGCGCCCGCCACCGCCTGCCGTAGCCGCCGGTAGCGGGCGCGCGCCCACGCGTGCCCCGGGTGGTCGGCCGTGACCGCCTCGCCGCTGATCACCGAGAAGAGCTGCACGAGACCGGGCACCCGGGCGTTGTAGTCGACCACGTCGGCCAGCGTGCGCAGCGCGGCCACGCCGGTCATCGACTCGAGGTCGAACCTGCGCGCGTCGACCTCGTCGCGATACTCGAGGACGGCGACGAGCAGGCGCCCCTTGCTCGTGAAGTGGTGGAGCAGCCCGGCCTGGGACAGCTCGGACCGCTCGGCGATCCTGGCGAGGGAGGCCCCTCGATAGCCGTTCTCGGCGAACTCCTGAAGGGCGATGGCGAGGATCCGCTCCCGTCTCGCTTCTCCCGACGCATATCCCCTTCGACGCACCCGGACACCCTACTAATGAGAAACGTGCGTAATGGACCGCACCCAAACGACTGACCTGGTCCAACTGTCTTTCGGCGGTTTCCCCGCACGTTTCTCATTGGTAACAACCGCCTCTAGCGGAGACCGACGGGCCGGTACTAACCTGACGCAGCCTCATGTTTCCCCCCGGACAAGGAGGTCGACGTGCGCAACCGTCAGGCCAGAACGGCCACTTTCGCGGTATTCGCCGTACAGGGCCTGAGCTTCGCGACACTCCTGACCCAGGTCGCGGCCCTGCAGAACAAGCACGGCCTCACCGAAGGCGACCTCACCCTCCTGCTGCTCGTGGTTCCGGTGCTGGCCGGGGTCGGCAGCGTGGGAGCGGGCGCGCTCGCCGCGCGCAGGGGCAGCAAGTGGCTGCTGCGCCTCGCCCAGCCGGCCGTGGCCCTCGCGGTGGTCGCCGCGGGCCTGGCCGCCACCGTGCCGCTGCTGGTGGCCGCGCTCGTCGTCTTCGGGCTGGCGGTGGGCGCCGTCGACGCGGGCATGAACATGCAGGGCGTCGCCGTCGAGCGCAGGTACGGCAGGGCGGTGCTCAACGGCTTCCACGCGGCGTGGAGCGCGACCAGCCTGGCAGGGGCGCTGTGGGTGTCGCTGGCCAACGGGCTCGGCCTCGCCCTGCCCGTCATGATGGCGATCCCGATGGCGATCGCCGTCGTGGGGTCGCTGGCCGCCGCGCCGTACCTCTGCACGATCGACGAGGAGAAGTCCGAGACCGCGGTCGCGGCGCCCGCCGGGCACCTCCCGTGGGGGCCGATCATCCCGCTCTGCCTGGCGATGGGCTTCCTGTACGTCGGCGACGCGGCCGTGTCCAACTTCCACGGCGTGTTCATGGAGAACATCCTGCTCGCCGGGGGGAGCGTGGCGCCGCTGGCCTACGGCGCCTACCAGGCGGCCACCCTCGTCGTACGGCTCGGCGGCGACGTCGCGGTCAGGCGGTACGGCTCGGCGGCGATCGTGCGCATCGGCGGGGCGATCGCGACGCTCGGGTTCGCCGGGGTCGTGCTCGCGCCTTCGCAGCCGCTGGCGATCGTGGCGTTCGGGCTGACGGGGATGGGGCTCGCGGTGGTGGCGCCGCAGTCGTTCTCGGCGGCGGGGCGGCTGGATCCGGCGGGGACCGGGGTGGCGATCGCGCGCGTCAACCTGTTCAACTACGTCGGCTTCATCGTGGGGGCGGCGCTGGTGGGCGGGCTGGCCGACGCGACCGACATGCGGGTGGCGTTCGCGGCGCCGCTGGTGCTGTCGGCGGCGATCGTCGTGCTGGCCCGGGGGTTCGAACCGGCACGCCCCCGGCCCAAGGTCTGAGCCCGCCGGTCAGTCGCCGCTACTGCCGCCGCCACCCCCGCCATCGGAGGAACCGCTGTCGGAGGAACGGCTGTCGGAGGAACGGATGTCGTAGCCGTCGTCCGAGGACGACGCGTCACCGGAGAACAAGGAGCCCCGGTGACGTGCTCCGCTCCGTGAAGAGGAGCCTCCGCCGATCATCGCAAGGAAGACTCCGATGATGACGAGCACGAACACGAACACGAACCCCACTGCCACCATCGTGTCGAACGTCATCGCGCCCTCTTCTCTCAGCTGTGGATCTTCAGCCTAACCGGCGCCTCGCCACAGGCCCATGGCGGTACGGCAAGGCGCCGGTCGAAGGGGTTACAGGTAGGGGTGCTGGTCGCGTTTGGCCTGCTGGTAGCGGTCGTAGATCTCGCCGGGCTGCTGGGCCACGGGCACGTCCCACCACGCTCCCGACGAAGGCGCCGAGCCGCCGGGGACCGTCTCCACGTAGACCACCGTCGTCCTGACCGCCTCACGCGCCTTCGTCAGCGCCGCCCGCAGCGACTCCCTGTCGTCGGCCCTGAGCACGTCGGCCCCCAGTGACGCCGCGTTCGCCGCCAGGTCGACGGGCACGTAGACCCCGTCCAGCTCCCCCGAGGCTCCCCGCAGCCGGTAGGCGGTGCCGAGCCGCTGGGCGCCGACCGACTCCGACAGGTTCCCGATGGAGGCGAAGCCGTGGTTGTCGACCAGGACGATCACCAGCTTCATCCCCTCCTGGACGGCCGTGGCGATCTCCTGGGCCATCATCAGGTACGAGCCGTCGCCTACCAGGACGAAGACCTCACGAGCCGGAGCCGCCAGCTTGACGCCGAGCCCACCGGCGATCTCGTAGCCCATGCAGGAGTACCCGTACTCGACGTGGTAGCCCTTCGCGTCGCTGACCTTCCACAGCCTGTGGAGATCCCCCGGCATGGAGCCCGCCGCGTTCACCACCACGTCCGTCGGGTGCATGACCTCTCGCAGGTCCTCCAGGACCGCCTCCTGGGTGAGCGAGGGCCCCGCGCGGAACGACCACCACGAGGCGGCCAGCGAGGCGGCGTGCGAAGTCCACGACGCGGGCGCCCGCCAGCCGTCCGGGCGGAGCGCCTCCAGCGCGGCCCGGGCGTCGGCGACGAGCATGACCGCGCCGTTCTTGGCCGCGTCGAAGGCTGTCACGTTGATGTTGAGGAAGCGCGCCCGGCCGAACAGTGTCCTGGAGGCCGTGGTGAAGTCGCTGTACCGGGTGCCGATGCCGATCACCAGGTCGGCCGAGCGGGCCAGCTCGTTGGCGGCAGCCGTCCCCGTGTGGCCGATGGCGCCCACGGACAGCGGCGAGTCCCACGGGAGCGCGCCCTTGCCCGCCTGGGTCTCGGCCACGGGAACGCCGTACTCGGCGGAGAAGGCGCGCAGCGCGTCCCACGCCTCGCTGTAGATCACCCCGCCGCCCGCCACGATGAGCGGACGCTCGGCGGAGCGGATCAGCTCGAGCGCGCGTTCCAGCGCGGCCGGCTCGGGGACGGGCCGCGCGACGTGCCACACCCTGTGCTCGAAGAGCTCGGCGGGCCAGTCGAAGGACTCCGCCTGCACGTCCTGGGGCAGCGCCAGCGTCACCGCGCCGGTCTCGGCGGGATCGGTGAGCACCCGCATCGCCTGCATGAGCGCGGACGGCAGCTGCTCCGGCCGGTTGATCCTGTCGAAGTAGCGCGAGACGGGCCTGAAGGCGTCGTTCACGCTGACGTCGAGCGAGCGGGGGTCCTCGAGCTCCTGCAGCACGGGGTTGGCCACCCGCGTGGCGAAGATGTCGCCGGGCAGCAGCAGCACGGGGATGCGGTTGATCGTGGCGAGGGCGGCGCCGGTGACCATGTTCGTCGCGCCCGGCCCGATGGAGCTCGTGCACGCGAAGGTGGACAGCCTGTTGCGCATCCTGGCGAAGCCCACCGCCGTGTGCACCATGGCCTGCTCGTTGCGGGCCAGATAGTAGGGCAACGCCGACGACGTCCCCGCCCCCTGCGCGGCCAGCGCCTGCCCGATGCCCGCGACGTTCCCGTGCCCGAAGATCCCGAAGCAGCCCTCGACGAGCCGGTGCTCGACGCCGTCGCGCGAGGAGTGCTGCTGGGACAGGAAGCGCACCAGCGCCTGGGCGACCGTGAGCCTCATCCGGCCCTCCCGAAGGGCACCCTGTCGTCGACCTGCTGCTGTTCCCAGGTCCCTCTGATCCAGGCGTGCCGGGGGTCGTCGCAGAACGCCATCGACCGCTCGTCGGCGGGGCCCGCCAGCACGTTGAGGTAGTAGAGGTCGTAACCGGGAGCCGCCATGGAGGGCCCGTGGTAGCCGCGCGGCACCAGCACCACGTCGCCTGCCGACACCTCGGCCAGCACCTCGTGCCCGCCGTAGACGCGCTGGTAGCCGGGGCCGCCCTCGAAGTAGTAGATCTCCTCGAGCACCGCCTCGTGGGCGGAGGCGGTGTCGTGCTTGTGCGGCGGATAGGAGGACCAGTTCCCTCCCGGGGTGAGCACCTCGACCGAGACGAGCTTGTCGCAGTCGAAGGCGTCGGGCGCGCAGAAGTTGTTGACCTGCCTGGAGGCCCGCCCGGCGCCGCGGATCTCGACGGGGACCTTCTCGGCGGGGCCGTACCTGACCGGGAAGCGGCGGGTGGCCCGCGCGGCGGGCAGCGCGAAGCGGCCCTCCCCCGTCACCGTCACCTCGGTGTCGATCGGCACGTAGCCGAAGTCGGTGACGTCCGAGAAGACCGACGAACGGCCGTGCAGCGACAGCCGTTCGCCGTCGGCCTCGATGAGGCACGAGCCGGACAGCGGGAGCACCAGCATCTCCGACGAACCGGTATGGAAGGTGACGGTCTCCCCCGAGAGGTTCAGGACCCGCAGCCCGCAGTAGGCCCACCCGGCGGCCTCCGGGGTGATCTCCAGCGCCCACGGGGCGCGGGAGGTGGTGCCTGCCGGGATGTACGTCATGAGACCTCCAGCATCGCTACTGCGGTGTCGACGGCGGCGGCCACGTCGTCGTCGGGCGGGTAGAGCAGCGCGCGGCCGACCACGAGCCCGCGCACCCCGGGCAGCCTGAGCGCCTTGCGCCACGCCGCGTAGGCCAGGTCGGGGGCGTCGCCCGGATCGCCACCGAGCAGCAGCGTCGGCAGCGTCGTGGCGCGCATGACGCGCTCCATGTCCTCGACGACGGGGATCTTCAGCCAGGTGTGGGCCGAGGTGGTGCCGAGCCCCTGGCCGACGCTGATCGCCCTGATCACGCCCTCGGGCGTCAGGTCGTGGCCCGAGCGCCGCGACCAGAACGGCTCGACCATGGCGACCAGTCCCTCCCCTGCCAGCTCGCTGACCGCCCGAGCGCAGGCGGACAGCGTGGCCGCGGTGCCCGGCTCGTCCAGGGCGATCCTGCACAGCATCTTGCCCCCGTCAAGCCGCATCCGCACGATCGAGGCCGTGTCGTAGGCGGTGAATCTGTCGTCGAACTCGAACACCGCGCCCTGGATGCCGCCGCGGTTCATCGAGCCGATGACAACCTTGTCGTCGAGGGCGCCGAGCAGCAGCAGGTCCTCGACGATGTCAGGGGTGGCCAGCAGGCCGTCCACACCCGGTCTGGCGAGCGCGGTCCGCAGCCGGTCGAGCAGCTCGACCCTGCTGCCCATCGCCAGGGGACGTCCGCCGACGCCGAGCGCGCCGCGCGCGGGATGGTCGGCGGCGATGATCATGAGCTGGTCACGCTCGCCGAGCAGCGGCCTGCGCCTGCGCACGGCCGCCGCCTGGGCGATCCGCTCGGGCTGCCTGGCCCTGATCTCCTGGATCCACCGGTAGTCACCCACGGGCGAGCACCTCCTCGACAGTGGGCATCGCGGGGGCGCAGGCCAGCCGTCCCGCCACGATCGCGCCCGCCGTGTTGGCGAAGCGCAGCGTCCGCTCCAGCGGCCAGCCGGCCAACAGCCCATGGGCCAGCGCGCCACCGAAGGCGTCGCCCGCGCCGAGCCCGTTGACCACCTCGACCTCGACCGGGGGCACCGCGATCGTCTCCGTCGCGGTCATGCCGAGCACGCCGGCCCCGCCCTGCTTCACCACCGCCAGCTCCACGCCGGCATCCAGCAGCGCCTTCCCCGCCTCGTACGGCTCGCGGGTCCCGGTGGCCACCTCGACCTCGTCCAGGTTGCCCACGGCGACGGTGACGTGCCCCAGCGCCTTGCGGACCTGGTGCATGGCGTCCTGCGCCGAGGCCCAGAACATCGGCCGGTAGTCGAGGTCGAGCACCGTGTGCGTCTTACGGTCTCGCGCCTGCCACGCGGCGAAGTGCGCGGCGCGCGACGGCTCCGCCGACAGCCCCGTGACGGTCGCCCAGAAGAGCCTGGCCTGCCTGATGTGCGCGATGGGCAGCTCGTCGGGATGGATCACCAGATCGGGGGCCTTGGGCAGCCGGTAGAAGTAGAGCGGGAAGTCGTCGGGCGGCCTGATCTCGCAGAACGTCACCGGGGTCGGCAGCCCCTCGACGGCGGTGACGAAGGAGTCGTCCACCCCGTAGGAGCGCAGGGCGTCGTGGACGAACTCCCCGAACGGGTCGGCGCCCGTCCTGGTGATCACCGCCGCGCGGTCGCCGAGCCGTGCCGCCGCCACCGCGACGTTGGTCGGGCTGCCGCCCAGGTACTTGCCGAACGTCTCGACCTCCCGCAGCGACACCCCGACCTGGAGGGGATAGACGTCCACCCCGACCCGCCCCATCGTCAGGACGTCGATCATGCGAGTCCTTCCAGGAAGGCGACGCTCTGCCTGACGTCCTGCACGGTGTCGCCCTCCGCCGAGGTGAGCACCGTGTCCTGCTCCATCACGTACCAGCCGGAGTAGCCGCTTTGCCCGAGGATCGTCACGATCCCCGCGATGTCCACGTCGCCCTGGCCCAGCGGGCGGTAGACGCCCTGCCGGACCGCCTCGGTGTAGGTGAGGCTCCCGTCCCTGACCTTCGCCGCGAGGTTCTGGTCGACGTCCTTCAGGTGCACGTGCCTGACCCTGCCCGGATCCCTCCTGACCAGCTCGAGGGGGTCGGTGCCGCCGATCAGCAGGTGCCCCGTGTCCAGGCACAGCGGTACGGCGGAGCCGTCCAGCACGCGCTCGACCTCCTCCCGCGTCTCGACCATGGTTCCGACGTGCGGGTGCAGGGTGATCTGCGGGCCGAGGCCCTTGGCGGCGGTCGTGATCCGCTTCAGGTTGTCCAGCAGCGTCTTCCATCCGGCGGCGTCGAGCCGGGGCCTCCTGTCGTAGCCGTCGGCGCCGCTGTCGGCGGCCAGCACCAGCACCTCGACGTCGCCCTCGGCGAAGTCGCGCATGCGGGCCCGCACGCCAGGCAGCGGGTCGTGCCTGGGCTCGTGCAGCACGACGGGGACGAAGCCGCCGACGGCCCGCAGGCCGTACTCGTCGAGCAGGGCCTTCCTGCGGGCAGGCGAGTGCGGCAGGAAGCCGTCGGGGCCCAGCTCGGTGGCGGTCAGCCCGAGCGAGCGCATCTCCGAGAGCACCCGCTCGCGATCCAGCTGATGGCCCCAGCCCGGCACCTCGCACACACCCCAGGAGATCGGCGCGCCCGCGATCCTCATCGGCTGACCTCCTCGACGGCGACGGACCTGCCCTCGCGGCGCGACCTCTCCGCGGCCTCGGCGACGTAGAGCGCCGCGAGCGCGTCCTCGATCGTGCAGGGGCTCGTGTCGCCGGTGAGGAAGCCGTCGATCTCGGCGACGTAGGCCGCCCTGAAGCGGGTGACGAAGTCGGGCCATGGATCCCCCGGTGGTTGCAGGCCCTCCGCGCTGGTCAGCGGGGCCCGCGGGTCGAGGCCCACGACCTGCGTGCGGCGGGTGCCGGCCAGCTCCATCCTGACGTCGTACCCGGCCCCGTTGTACCTGGATCCCTGGAGCGTCACCAGCGTGCCGTCGTCGAGCGTCAGCAGCGCGGCGCTGTTGTCCACGTCGCCCGCCTCCCTGAAGAAGTCGGCGCCCCTGTTGGCGCCCGTGGCGTAGACGGTCGCCACCTCACGTCCGGTTACCCAGCGCAGGATGTCGAAATCATGGATGTGGCAGTCGCGGTAGATGCCGCCGGACATCGGGATGTAGTCGGCGGGCGGCGGCACGGGATCGGCGGTCAGCAGGTGGACGCGGTGCAGCTCGCCCAGCTCCCCCGCGCGCAGGGCCTTCGCGGCGGCCACGTAACCGGGGTCGAAGCGGCGCTGGAAGCCGATCTGGACGCGGTTGCCCTCGCTCGCCTTCAGCACCTTGATCGTCTCTTCCACCGTCGGCGCGACCGGCTTCTCGCAGAACACCGGGATCCCGCGGCGGCAGGCCTTGATCAGCAGGTCGGCATGGGTGCTGGTGGGGGTGGCGATGACCATGACGTCGGCCTCGAACGGGTCGCCCTGCCTGCCGTACGGCGAGGTGCGCACGGGGTCCCACACGATCAGGTCGTCCACCAGCGGATGCGCGGCGAGAGTCTCGGCGTGAAACGCTCCGATCCTTCCCAAACCGAGCAGACCGACACGCATGACGCCTCCAAGGGGTTGGGGATCCCTTTCTAACCTTCTATCCCTTTCTTTGTCCAGACATACTGACCTTCATGCGTCTGATCACGTCATCGGCGTGATGGGCGGGCAGACGGGCGAATCCCATCACCATCGCGGGCGGCCCCTCGGAGAAGCGCATCGGGCCGACCGGCTCGGCCGACAGCCCCTCGGCCTGGGCCGCGGCGACCACCTCGGCCTCGTCCCACCCCTCCGGCAGGTCGAGGTAGACGTGCAGGCCCGCCTCGATCCCGCGGACGACCAACTCGGGCAGGTGCTCGGCCAGCGCTCTGACCAGGGCGTCGCGGCGCTTCCTGTACTCCCTGCGCATCCTGCGCAGGTTGCGGTCGTAGCCGCCGGTGCGCAGGAGGTGGGCCAGCGCGTACTGCTCGATGACCGGCGAGCCGAGGTCGAGCTCACCGCGCGCCTGCCGTACGGCCTCGGCCAGGTCGGGAGGGGCGGCGATCCAGCCCAGCCGGAGCCCGGGGGCCAGCGACTTGCTGACGCTGCCCGACAGGATCACCCTGTCGGGCGCGAGACCCTGCAGGCAGCCGACGGGGTCGCGGTCGAACCTGAACTCGGCGTCGTAGTCGTCCTCGAGCACCACGCCGCCCCACTCCATCAGCGCGGCCCTGCGCGCGGGCGACAGCACCACACCCGTGGGGTACTGGTGGGCGGGCGTGAGGAGCACGGCGCCGACCCCGCGCAGGCGCTCCACCCGTAGCCCCTCCTCGTCCACGGGGATCGGCACCAGCTCGGCGCCGGTGCGCCGGAGCAGCGGGACCTGGCGGTGACTTGTGGGGTCCTCGACCGCGAGCTTCGGGCTCCGCAGCACGTGCAGGATCAGGCTGAGCCCCTGGGCCACGCCGCCGACGATCACCAGGTTGTCGGCGCTGACGTCGGCGGCGCGCACGCGCTTGAGATAGCTCGCCAATTCCTCGCGCAGCTCGGGGACGCCCCCTGGATCGCCGTAGTCGAAGGCGTCGCTCGGCACCGTGGTCAGCACGTGCCTGACCGCGGCCAGCCAGCGCTCGCGGGGGAAGCCGCCCAGGTCGGGCGAGGTGGGACGGTGACCGTAGTAGGGCGCGCGCTCCAGCGGCCGCGCCGGCTCCCTGCGGGCGGTCGCGGCGACCACCGTGCCGGCGCCGACCCTGGCGATGAGGAAGCCCTCGGCGACCAGCTGCTCGTAGGCTTCGACGACCACGCCCCTGGAGACGCTGAGATCCTTGGCCAGCTCGCGGCTGGCCGGCAGGCGGGTTCCCGCCTCCAGCCTGCCCTGCCTGATGGCCTCCCTCAGCTCGGTCGCCACCTGCCCCGCGATGGCGCCCCTGTCCCTGTCGATCGGGATGTGGAGATCAGCCAATTGGACCTCACTTTTGCCGCATCATTGGACTGTTTGGGCGAACCATTGTTTTCCTAGCATGCCGTACATGAGAAACGGTGTCATCGGGGCGGCCTCCGCCATGTTCCTTGTCGGCACGCTCGCGGGGGTGTCGGGCGTGATCCAGGACTATCCGGTCTACGGCGGGCAGGCCGTCCGCTACCTCGCCGCGGCGGTCATCCTGCTGGCGGCCGCGTGGATGGCGGGCCAGCGGTTCGTCAGGCTGACCGCCCGCGAGACGCTGCTCCTGGTCGCGCTCTCGGTTCTCGGCCTGGTCGTCTTCAACGTGTGCGTGATCGAGGCGACCCGCGCGTCGGGCCCCGCGCTGCCCGGCACCATCCTCGGTACGGTCCCCCTCGTGCTGGCCCTGGTCAGCGGGCGGCCCGCACCCCGGGTGGTGATCGGCGCGGGCATCGTGGTAGCCGGTGCGGTGCTGGCCACGGGGCTCGGCAGCGGCAACCTGCCGGGGCTGCTGTGGTCGCTGGGCGCGCTCGTCGGCGAGGTGAGCTTCTCCCTGCTGGCGATCCCGCTGCTGCCCAAGCTGGGCGCGATGCGGGTGTCGGCCTACTCGACGGCGCTGGCCGTCCCCATGCTGGCCGCCGTCGGCCTGTTCATGGAGGGCTCGGCCATGCTGCGCGTGCCCACCCTCGCCGAGGGCCTCGGCTTCGCCTATCTGACCGTGGTCGTGACGACCATCGCCTTCTTCCTCTGGTACACCTCGCTGCCCAAGCTCGGCGCCGGAACGGCCGGCCTGTTCGCAGGACTGATCCCGGTCGGCGCCATCGTCACGGGGCTGGTGCTGGGCATCGCGGTGCCGTCCGCGCCCGACCTGCTCGGCGCGGGACTGGTCATCCTCGGCATCGTGGTCGGCCTCACCGCGAACCGCGGCGCCGCGGTCGCCGTTCCGGCTCCGGTCCCCGGCCGCTCCTGAAGACGCGCTTCGTGAAGGGGGTGCTTCTTGAAGGCGTGCTTCTCAGGGCGGGGTCCTGCGGGGGCGCGGCACGCCTTACGCTCTAGGAGGACCGAAAGGATCGAGGGGACATGCCCGAGTTCGACTACACCGACCTGCTTCCGCTTGGCGCCGACGACACCGAGTATCGGCTGATCACCAGCGAGGGGGTGCGGAAGGTCGAAGCTGCGGGACGCAGCTTCCTGGAGGTCGACCCGGAGGCGTTGCGGCTGCTCACCGAGACGGCCGTGCACGACATCTCGCACTTTCTGCGCGCCTCCCACCTGGCGCAGCTCAGGAAGATCGTCGATGACCCCGAGTCGAGCGGCAACGACAGGTTCGTGGCGCTCGACCTGCTCAAGAACGCCTCGATCTCGGCCGGTGGCGTGCTGCCCATGTGCCAGGACACCGGCACCGCGATCGTCATGGGCAAGCGCGGCCGCCACGTGCTGACCGACGGCGCCGACGCCGAGCACATCTCGCGCGGCGTCTACGACGCCTACACCAGGCTCAACCTGCGCTACTCCCAGATGGCTCCGCTCACCATGTGGGAGGAGAAGAACACGGGCAACAACCTGCCCGCCCAGATCGAGCTGTACGCCGAGGACCCCCACGGGCACCCCGACGAGTACAAGCTGCTGTTCATGGCCAAGGGCGGCGGGTCGGCCAACAAATCGTTCCTCTATCAGGAGACCAAGGCGGTGCTCAACGAGAAGCGCATGCTGGCCTTCCTCGAGGAGAAGATCCGCTCCCTGGGCACCGCGGCGTGCCCGCCGTACCACCTGGCGGTGGTGATCGGCGGCACCAGCGCCGAGTACGCGCTGAAGACCGCCAAGTACGCCTCGGCCCGCTACCTCGACTCGATCCCGACCGAGGGCTCGCCGTCCGGGCACGGCTTCCGCGACCTCGAGCTGGAGCAGAAGGTCTTCGAGCTGACCCAGAAGCTCGGCATCGGGGCACAGTTCGGCGGCAAGTACTTCTGCCACGACGTGCGCGTCATCCGCCTGCCCAGGCACGGCGCCTCCTGCCCCGTGGCGATCGCGGTCTCCTGCTCGGCCGACAGGCAGGCGCTCGCCAAGATCACGCCCGAGGGCGTTTTCCTGGAGAAGCTGGAGACCGACCCAGCGCGCTTCCTGCCCGAGACGACGGACGAGCACCTGTCCGACGACGTGGTGAAGATCGACCTCAACCGCCCGATGGCCGACATCCTCGCCGAACTGACGAAGTACCCGGTCAAGACGCGGCTCTCGCTCACCGGCCCGCTTGTCGTCGCCCGCGACATCGCCCACGCGAAGATCGCCGAGCTGCTCGACAACGGCGGCGAGATGCCCGCCTACCTGAAGGACCACGCGGTCTACTACGCGGGACCGGCCAAGACGCCCTCGGGGTACGCGTCGGGCTCGTTCGGGCCGACCACGGCGGGACGCATGGACTCCTACGTCGAGCGCTTCCAGGCCGAGGGCGGGTCGATGGTCATGCTCGCCAAGGGCAACAGGTCCAAGCAGGTCACTGAGGCGTGCAAGCAGTACGGCGGGTTCTACCTCGGCTCGATCGGCGGGCCCGCGGCGCGCCTGGCGCAGGACTGCATCAAGAAGGTGGAGGTCCTGGAGTATCCGGAGCTGGGGATGGAGGCGGTGTGGAAGATC
This window of the Nonomuraea africana genome carries:
- a CDS encoding TetR/AcrR family transcriptional regulator, whose translation is MRRRGYASGEARRERILAIALQEFAENGYRGASLARIAERSELSQAGLLHHFTSKGRLLVAVLEYRDEVDARRFDLESMTGVAALRTLADVVDYNARVPGLVQLFSVISGEAVTADHPGHAWARARYRRLRQAVAGALRRGAAAGEFRADLDAEAHADRLIAMMDGLQTQWLIDQDHVDMAAIFRGYVDDLITTLRP
- a CDS encoding ABC transporter permease, which codes for MMEFAPVRAVWRRELALYRRYWASTSFAAMTEPTIYLLAFGYGFGSVVGALYGYEYKDFVATGVVATAVLFIGAFGGMFNTFIRRTFQHTYDAMLAAPVDVRELVTAEASWLAVKAGVYGCAPMLVGVAFGLEPSWGMLLVPFIGFLTGLAFALFGVWVSAIVPSINTFDYVITGALTPMFMVAGTFFPVTQLPAWVATAAQVNPLYHCVELVRGAVFGRLGLDDLGHLGVLAGFAVLMWVLAVWKMRARLID
- a CDS encoding DUF998 domain-containing protein, whose translation is MHGPARAGLAAVAVGAGVIAALDLAYLGEINPLRRTISEHGLGDQGWIFGLGVALLAVGSLAIGVSLLRRRLAGIVGAIALAGWSLGLLVVAWFPKHDWSVGPSLSGSIHRVGSLVAFLSLPLAALLIARTWRRHPRAALAAFLLGVASVLWVAGIATMVWIGESSGLAWWQVMPLGLVERGLAVTEVGALVALGLWGASRITTETPERTTARPTPVTAGRPTPRTASADR
- a CDS encoding MFS transporter; this encodes MRNRQARTATFAVFAVQGLSFATLLTQVAALQNKHGLTEGDLTLLLLVVPVLAGVGSVGAGALAARRGSKWLLRLAQPAVALAVVAAGLAATVPLLVAALVVFGLAVGAVDAGMNMQGVAVERRYGRAVLNGFHAAWSATSLAGALWVSLANGLGLALPVMMAIPMAIAVVGSLAAAPYLCTIDEEKSETAVAAPAGHLPWGPIIPLCLAMGFLYVGDAAVSNFHGVFMENILLAGGSVAPLAYGAYQAATLVVRLGGDVAVRRYGSAAIVRIGGAIATLGFAGVVLAPSQPLAIVAFGLTGMGLAVVAPQSFSAAGRLDPAGTGVAIARVNLFNYVGFIVGAALVGGLADATDMRVAFAAPLVLSAAIVVLARGFEPARPRPKV
- the iolB gene encoding 5-deoxy-glucuronate isomerase — encoded protein: MTYIPAGTTSRAPWALEITPEAAGWAYCGLRVLNLSGETVTFHTGSSEMLVLPLSGSCLIEADGERLSLHGRSSVFSDVTDFGYVPIDTEVTVTGEGRFALPAARATRRFPVRYGPAEKVPVEIRGAGRASRQVNNFCAPDAFDCDKLVSVEVLTPGGNWSSYPPHKHDTASAHEAVLEEIYYFEGGPGYQRVYGGHEVLAEVSAGDVVLVPRGYHGPSMAAPGYDLYYLNVLAGPADERSMAFCDDPRHAWIRGTWEQQQVDDRVPFGRAG
- the iolD gene encoding 3D-(3,5/4)-trihydroxycyclohexane-1,2-dione acylhydrolase (decyclizing), which gives rise to MRLTVAQALVRFLSQQHSSRDGVEHRLVEGCFGIFGHGNVAGIGQALAAQGAGTSSALPYYLARNEQAMVHTAVGFARMRNRLSTFACTSSIGPGATNMVTGAALATINRIPVLLLPGDIFATRVANPVLQELEDPRSLDVSVNDAFRPVSRYFDRINRPEQLPSALMQAMRVLTDPAETGAVTLALPQDVQAESFDWPAELFEHRVWHVARPVPEPAALERALELIRSAERPLIVAGGGVIYSEAWDALRAFSAEYGVPVAETQAGKGALPWDSPLSVGAIGHTGTAAANELARSADLVIGIGTRYSDFTTASRTLFGRARFLNINVTAFDAAKNGAVMLVADARAALEALRPDGWRAPASWTSHAASLAASWWSFRAGPSLTQEAVLEDLREVMHPTDVVVNAAGSMPGDLHRLWKVSDAKGYHVEYGYSCMGYEIAGGLGVKLAAPAREVFVLVGDGSYLMMAQEIATAVQEGMKLVIVLVDNHGFASIGNLSESVGAQRLGTAYRLRGASGELDGVYVPVDLAANAASLGADVLRADDRESLRAALTKAREAVRTTVVYVETVPGGSAPSSGAWWDVPVAQQPGEIYDRYQQAKRDQHPYL